The DNA window CCGTGGCAGCGTCATGTACGTTACCCTGGAGCCGTGCTGTCATCACGGGCGTACACCGCCGTGTACAGAGGCCATAATCGATGCCGGGGTATCAGATGTCCATATGGCGATGCTTGATCCAAACCCCCTGGTTAGCGGGAAAGGGGAGGAAGAGCTGTCGAAGCGCAGCATTAGCACATACGTTGGCGAGCATGAGGATGAGGCCCGGGAAATCAACGAGGCATACATCAAGTATATCACCATGGGCGTACCGTTCGTTATTGCCAAATTTGCCATGAGCCTGGACGGCAAGATTGCTACCAGGAGTGGGGATTCCAGGTGGATAAGCGGCAGTGGGTCGAGGCGTTATGTCCATTCACTGAGGTATATCAGTGATGCGATAATGGTAGGCGTGAATACAGTTCTGGCGGATAACCCCCAGCTTACCTCGCGGTGTGGTGACCATGGTGGGAAGACCAGGAAGCAACCGTTGCGCGTAATCGTGGACAGCCTGGGGCGCACCCCGGTAACGGCGCATATATTCAGTGAACCGGGGGAAACGCTCCTTGCCCTGAGGCGACCGGTGGACCCCGAGGTGGTAAAGGCTCTTGCTCAAACCGGTGCCGAACTCGTGGAGTTGCCTGCCGAAGATGGGTTCGTGGACCTGGGGGAGTTGCTCAGGATACTCGGCCGGCGGGAGATAACCAGTGTTCTCGTGGAGGGTGGCGGCACCCTTCTCGGTTCCTTTTTTGACCACCGGCTTGTGGATAAGGTGGTTGCATTCGTGTCGCCGGTTGTCATTGGCGGTGCCGAAGCGGTAACCGCAGTCGGCGGCAGAGGGGTCGATAAAATGGCGGACGCCATCCGCTTGGAGCGTGTTGCCACGCAGACCTGCGATGACGATGTAATAGTCAGCGGGTACGTTGGAGGTTGAGGGTGTTTACCGGTATCGTGGAAGAGGTAGGCAGAGTCCGGTCGGCACAACCGGGGAAGCTGGTCATCGCTGCTGAGATTGTCTTGCAGGACATGGAGTTGGGTGCGAGTATCAATGTCAACGGCGTGTGCCTGACGGTGACTCGCTTTGATGTTGGGTTCTTCTTTGTTGACATAATGCCAGAAACTGAGAAGAGGAGTACCCTGGGACTGTTGAAGGTTGGCAATGGGGTGAATCTGGAAAGGGCTATGCCCCTGGGGGGGCGTCTCGGGGGGCACCTGGTACAGGGCCATGTTGACGCTGTCGGCAGGGTATCCTCCGTGACATGGGACGGCACGGCGCTGCTCGTGGAGTTTGACTCCCCACCCGAGGTCATGCACTATATAGTTGACAAAGGCTTTATTGCCGTGGATGGTATCAGCCTAACTATGGTGAGTAAGAGTCCGGCTTCTTTCGGGGTATCCGTGGTGGACTACACACGCCAGCACACTACACTGGGGGAGAGGCGAGTGGGCGACCCCGTCAATTTGGAAGCGGACATCATTGCCAAGTACGTTGAAGCACTCAGCCAACCGCAGACCCCAGGGATTACGACTGATTTCCTGCGGGAGCACGGATTTCTGGTCAGCTGAGTGGCTGTATCTTTTATCTAGATGGGGGCAGGTATGGGTCTATCAAGTATTACTGAAGCTCTGGAAGACATAAAGGCCGGGAAATTCATTATCCTGGTTGATGATGAGGACCGGGAGAACGAGGGGGACCTGGCGATGGCCGCGGTGAAGTGTACCGCCGAGGCGGTTAACTTCATGGCCATGCATGCCCGGGGTCTTGTCTGCGTACCGATTACGGGCCAGCGGCTCGATGAACTGAGGATACCATTGATGGTGAGAAACAATACCTCCAGACACTCAACCGCCTTCACGGTCTCCGTGGAGGCCAAGCACCGCATCAGCACCGGAATATCGGCGGCAGACCGTGCAGAAACGGTACGGATACTTGTGGACCCCGACAGTCGGCCGGATGACCTGGTCCAGCCGGGCCATACCTTCCCACTGCGGGCCCGGGAAGGCGGTGTCCTGGTACGGGCGGGGCACACCGAGGCGGTAGTGGATTTTGCCAGACTGGCCGGCCTCTATCCTGCCGGCGTTATCTGCGAGGTTATGAAACACGACGGAACAATGGCCCGTCTGCCGGAGCTAGAGGAGATGGGTGAACGGTTCGGGATTAAGATTGTCAGTATCGCCGACCTGATTGCCTACCGGCGCCGCCATGAGAAGCTGGTACGCCGTGTTGCTGAGGCCAACCTGCCCACAGAGTACGGTGAGTTCACGGCTATTGCCTATAAGAGCGATATTGACCCCGATGAGCATCTGGCGCTGGTCATGGGAGACATATCCACCGAGGAACCCGTCCTGATCCGGGCGCACAGTGAGTGTCTCACCGGTGACGTGTTTGGCAGTCTCCGTTGTGATTGTGGAGAGCAGTTGCGTATGGCCATGCGGAGAATCGCTGAAGAAGGACGGGGTGTTGTGCTGTACATGAGGCAG is part of the Dehalococcoidales bacterium genome and encodes:
- the ribD gene encoding bifunctional diaminohydroxyphosphoribosylaminopyrimidine deaminase/5-amino-6-(5-phosphoribosylamino)uracil reductase RibD; amino-acid sequence: MDYMAQALSLARLALGQVSPNPAVGAVVVRDGEVVGQGYTQPPGSGHAEVVALQQAGDAARGSVMYVTLEPCCHHGRTPPCTEAIIDAGVSDVHMAMLDPNPLVSGKGEEELSKRSISTYVGEHEDEAREINEAYIKYITMGVPFVIAKFAMSLDGKIATRSGDSRWISGSGSRRYVHSLRYISDAIMVGVNTVLADNPQLTSRCGDHGGKTRKQPLRVIVDSLGRTPVTAHIFSEPGETLLALRRPVDPEVVKALAQTGAELVELPAEDGFVDLGELLRILGRREITSVLVEGGGTLLGSFFDHRLVDKVVAFVSPVVIGGAEAVTAVGGRGVDKMADAIRLERVATQTCDDDVIVSGYVGG
- a CDS encoding riboflavin synthase, with the translated sequence MFTGIVEEVGRVRSAQPGKLVIAAEIVLQDMELGASINVNGVCLTVTRFDVGFFFVDIMPETEKRSTLGLLKVGNGVNLERAMPLGGRLGGHLVQGHVDAVGRVSSVTWDGTALLVEFDSPPEVMHYIVDKGFIAVDGISLTMVSKSPASFGVSVVDYTRQHTTLGERRVGDPVNLEADIIAKYVEALSQPQTPGITTDFLREHGFLVS
- a CDS encoding bifunctional 3,4-dihydroxy-2-butanone-4-phosphate synthase/GTP cyclohydrolase II; the encoded protein is MGLSSITEALEDIKAGKFIILVDDEDRENEGDLAMAAVKCTAEAVNFMAMHARGLVCVPITGQRLDELRIPLMVRNNTSRHSTAFTVSVEAKHRISTGISAADRAETVRILVDPDSRPDDLVQPGHTFPLRAREGGVLVRAGHTEAVVDFARLAGLYPAGVICEVMKHDGTMARLPELEEMGERFGIKIVSIADLIAYRRRHEKLVRRVAEANLPTEYGEFTAIAYKSDIDPDEHLALVMGDISTEEPVLIRAHSECLTGDVFGSLRCDCGEQLRMAMRRIAEEGRGVVLYMRQEGRGIGFHNKIRAYALQDKGLDTVEANVSLGFEPDQRDYGIGAQIMADLGLHEIRLLTNNPKKTIGLESYGLKVVETVPIISEPNPHNLHYLETKQKKLGHHLGVLQGEDEQT